A window from Leptospira fletcheri encodes these proteins:
- a CDS encoding M23 family metallopeptidase, producing the protein MSSRNTKRKSRRPNLPGSRTEVRRTDIKYVNRTILYLPLISALVASSLSADPLKNYDSAINDYASKDSSFFTDREERKIKQLFSQSPEEWQADKYSAVSYHKDKSNLELPSFININPIISSRIVHQSGVIIKNYVVKPKDTLFRIAKSLKTTAARITEANGLQKGSVLKVGQNLNVPVKVANATRQKIEHRRVFLTPVVNSRVTSRYGRRKDPFHTGGGGYHTGIDLAGPQGAPILASADGTVSFAGINGGYGNSVIVDHGNGYKTMYAHCAKITVEQGTKVRAGTVIGGVGRTGSATGSHLHFEVFLNGNRINPEIALRKTLKIVTNLETGKVAKL; encoded by the coding sequence ATGAGCTCACGGAATACAAAAAGAAAAAGTAGGAGACCGAATCTCCCCGGTTCAAGAACCGAAGTACGGCGGACCGATATTAAATACGTGAACCGGACGATTCTCTATCTTCCATTGATCTCTGCCCTAGTCGCTTCCTCTCTATCGGCGGATCCGTTAAAGAATTACGATTCTGCGATCAACGATTACGCAAGCAAAGACTCCTCCTTTTTTACCGATCGGGAAGAAAGGAAAATCAAACAATTGTTCTCCCAATCTCCCGAAGAGTGGCAGGCAGATAAATATTCCGCAGTCAGTTATCATAAAGACAAATCGAATCTAGAATTGCCGTCCTTTATCAATATTAATCCGATCATTTCCTCCAGAATCGTTCACCAGAGCGGAGTCATCATCAAGAATTACGTCGTAAAACCGAAGGATACGTTATTCCGGATCGCAAAAAGCCTGAAAACCACCGCAGCGAGGATCACGGAAGCGAACGGATTACAAAAAGGATCCGTTCTTAAGGTCGGACAGAATTTAAACGTTCCGGTCAAGGTAGCGAATGCCACCAGACAAAAAATAGAGCACCGTAGAGTTTTTCTGACTCCGGTCGTAAATTCGCGTGTCACTTCCCGATACGGACGGAGAAAGGATCCGTTTCACACGGGAGGCGGCGGTTATCATACCGGAATCGATTTAGCCGGGCCGCAAGGAGCGCCGATTCTCGCGTCCGCGGATGGAACGGTTTCCTTTGCAGGTATTAACGGCGGATACGGAAACAGCGTGATCGTAGACCATGGCAACGGCTACAAAACTATGTATGCACATTGTGCGAAAATAACCGTGGAGCAGGGAACCAAAGTCCGCGCAGGCACGGTCATAGGTGGAGTAGGTCGCACCGGTTCTGCCACTGGTTCCCACCTTCATTTCGAAGTGTTTCTGAATGGAAATAGGATCAACCCGGAGATCGCCCTAAGGAAGACTTTGAAGATTGTCACTAACCTGGAGACAGGAAAAGTGGCGAAACTCTAA
- a CDS encoding type II secretion system-associated lipoprotein produces the protein MVRILVFLLALLTFQCGSRLIKQDKLSNINTYYQDKVYALKRDTKVSATETFKKGMLVRIYIESTPSLIKVKCFPADQKREHAIGRLLAYQVNEDFEKRSIKIEDLDKLIDNELTEYKKKK, from the coding sequence ATGGTGCGAATCCTCGTTTTTCTACTGGCTTTGCTGACCTTCCAGTGCGGCTCCCGGTTGATCAAACAGGATAAATTATCCAATATCAATACTTATTACCAAGATAAGGTCTATGCCTTAAAGCGGGACACCAAAGTTTCCGCGACGGAGACTTTTAAAAAGGGAATGTTGGTGCGGATATATATAGAATCGACTCCCTCTCTCATAAAAGTCAAATGCTTCCCCGCTGACCAAAAGCGGGAGCACGCGATCGGAAGGTTATTGGCTTACCAGGTGAACGAGGATTTCGAAAAAAGATCCATTAAGATAGAAGATTTGGATAAACTGATCGACAATGAGCTCACGGAATACAAAAAGAAAAAGTAG
- a CDS encoding YifB family Mg chelatase-like AAA ATPase: MQENRLIRLKGASLDGTQAFPVQVEVNVKRGIPRFTITGLAATSIKESSDRIRVAIENSGFESPLANVLVHLGPASRKKQGTYLDLPIAVGLLHLTGQCPDPETGKNLLWLGELGLDGSVKPVRGILHILRQLESGSYRAVVVPWENREEAALQTRIPVISIKHLNQLESVLSGKVLSEPKTSVRIKFQQLPDSLEIYRDQMPGLRAVQISAAGWHHCLLSGPPGAGKSMLARLGYSLLPPLRESEALDLLSLRSLQEQIVVPEASRPFRSPHHTTSDVALVGGSSSLRMGEVTLAGHGILFLDELAEFKPNHLQALREPMEEGYITVSRISGSVTYPSPFLLIGATNPCPCGFYQSSHDVCICKISKVQSYQSAITGPFLDRIEIFLHLGTGSKPNRERVKIDLVRLRESIRSASERQEKRLLAATGKLYNGRLRGEEILRWIPLSSKSEELVSKAVRKRSLSIRKMLQLRKIARTIADLDGRNEIEERDLEEALVFLNSGWFPENRAAA; encoded by the coding sequence ATGCAGGAAAACAGACTGATTCGATTGAAAGGCGCTTCTTTGGACGGGACCCAGGCGTTTCCTGTACAGGTGGAGGTGAACGTAAAACGAGGGATTCCTAGATTTACGATTACCGGTTTGGCGGCCACCTCTATCAAAGAATCTTCGGACAGGATCCGGGTCGCCATCGAAAATAGCGGATTCGAATCTCCTCTCGCAAATGTTTTGGTGCATCTGGGCCCCGCCAGTCGTAAAAAACAGGGCACATATCTGGATTTGCCGATTGCCGTCGGACTTTTGCACCTCACCGGCCAATGCCCGGACCCGGAAACGGGAAAGAATCTCCTCTGGCTCGGGGAACTCGGATTGGATGGGAGCGTAAAACCTGTCCGGGGGATTTTACACATTCTGAGGCAGTTGGAATCCGGATCGTATCGTGCGGTTGTCGTTCCCTGGGAAAATCGGGAGGAAGCTGCGTTACAAACCCGTATTCCTGTGATTTCGATCAAGCATCTCAATCAGCTGGAATCCGTTTTATCGGGAAAGGTTTTGTCGGAGCCCAAAACTTCCGTCCGAATCAAATTCCAACAGCTTCCGGACTCGTTGGAAATCTATCGGGACCAAATGCCGGGTTTGCGAGCCGTTCAGATTTCCGCTGCGGGCTGGCACCACTGCCTACTTTCAGGCCCGCCCGGCGCCGGAAAAAGCATGTTGGCCCGCTTGGGGTATTCGCTTCTACCGCCGCTTAGGGAAAGCGAAGCCCTGGACCTATTATCCTTAAGATCCCTTCAGGAACAGATCGTCGTTCCGGAAGCATCGCGACCCTTTCGGAGTCCTCACCATACGACTTCGGACGTGGCTCTCGTGGGCGGTTCCAGTTCCTTACGCATGGGGGAAGTCACTTTAGCGGGTCATGGAATTCTTTTTTTGGACGAATTGGCCGAGTTTAAACCGAATCATTTGCAGGCCTTGCGGGAACCTATGGAGGAGGGTTATATAACGGTTTCTAGAATCTCGGGTTCGGTCACCTACCCTTCTCCCTTTTTGCTGATCGGAGCCACCAATCCCTGCCCGTGCGGATTCTACCAATCCTCGCATGATGTTTGTATTTGCAAAATTTCGAAAGTTCAATCCTACCAGTCGGCGATTACCGGTCCTTTTTTGGACCGAATCGAAATTTTTCTCCATCTAGGCACCGGAAGTAAACCGAACCGGGAAAGAGTAAAAATAGATCTCGTCCGACTTAGGGAATCGATCCGATCGGCTTCCGAGAGGCAGGAAAAACGACTTCTGGCAGCAACGGGAAAACTCTATAACGGAAGACTTAGAGGAGAGGAAATACTTAGGTGGATCCCTCTTTCCTCCAAATCGGAGGAATTGGTTTCTAAAGCGGTTCGTAAAAGAAGCTTAAGTATTCGGAAAATGCTCCAGTTACGGAAGATCGCCAGAACGATCGCGGATTTAGATGGGAGAAACGAGATTGAGGAGAGGGATTTGGAGGAGGCCCTTGTTTTCCTGAATTCCGGATGGTTTCCGGAAAACAGGGCCGCTGCCTGA